Proteins found in one Kluyveromyces marxianus DMKU3-1042 DNA, complete genome, chromosome 2 genomic segment:
- the DGA1 gene encoding diacylglycerol O-acyltransferase, whose product MNTDAVTDGVRKRVVKNESGGDGDTGDRPSSVPSADDVEYERKKMCYCSTNIPMKRRMQTLMVIWYTGSIVFMTILSLFAIVNPCLWWFVLPYGLYYCVDRTPSNGNAVKRYSPWFRGLGIWWYLRDYFPVKLYQTAKLEPTFTSIDAKELETEAREPGYLDSSEFVSPSKWWSPFKDKAETVKATGPRYIFGYHPHGVAAFGAFSAFATEACGWGEKFPGINNCLLTLVNQFQIPVYRDYLLALGITSVARKNAMKILDNNYSITIVIGGASEAAISQIGSTDIILNKRKGFVKLALQAGNVSLVPVYGFGETSCYKIIQLNPESKLRRFQTWVKSTFGFTIPVFFARGIFNYDFGLLPYRHPINVVVGKPIHIKEKIEHPTIEQIDHYHKQYIAELQRLFDEYKGKFGYGDKTLNIVE is encoded by the coding sequence ATGAACACTGATGCAGTTACGGATGGAGTGAGGAAAAGAGTGGTTAAGAATGAGTCTGGGGGAGATGGGGATACTGGGGATAGGCCCAGCAGTGTTCCTAGTGCTGATGATGTTGAGTATGAGCGGAAAAAGATGTGTTATTGCTCCACCAATATACCCATGAAACGCAGAATGCAGACTTTAATGGTAATATGGTATACCGGATCCATTGTATTTATGACTATTCTGTCGCTATTTGCGATTGTAAATCCATGTCTATGGTGGTTTGTCTTACCTTATGGTTTATACTACTGTGTTGATAGGACTCCTTCTAACGGAAACGCTGTGAAACGGTATTCTCCATGGTTTAGAGGGTTGGGTATATGGTGGTACTTACGGGACTACTTCCCGGTGAAACTATATCAGACTGCTAAATTAGAACCTACTTTTACGTCGATTGATGCTAAAGAATTAGAAACTGAAGCACGCGAACCTGGATATCTTGACAGCAGTGAATTTGTTTCGCCCAGTAAATGGTGGAGCCCCTTTAAAGACAAAGCGGAGACAGTAAAGGCTACTGGCCCAAGATATATTTTCGGGTATCACCCTCACGGTGTGGCAGCATTCGGGGCATTCTCTGCATTTGCAACTGAGGCATGTGGCTGGGGAGAAAAGTTTCCAGGTATAAATAACTGTTTACTGACACTTGTGAACCAATTTCAGATTCCAGTTTATCGTGACTACCTTTTAGCTCTCGGTATTACTTCTGTTGCCCGAAAAAATGCTATGAAAATATTGGACAACAATTACTCAATCACAATTGTCATTGGTGGAGCTAGTGAAGCAGCAATCAGCCAGATTGGATCTACAGATattattttgaacaaaCGGAAAGGTTTTGTGAAATTAGCTCTTCAAGCTGGAAATGTTAGTTTAGTACCCGTTTATGGATTTGGTGAAACAAGCTGCTACAAGATAATACAGCTGAACCCCGAATCAAAACTACGAAGATTCCAAACTTGGGTGAAATCCACATTCGGATTCACTATCCCAGTTTTCTTCGCCCGTGGTATTTTCAATTATGACTTTGGCCTATTACCTTATAGGCATCCAATTAATGTAGTAGTTGGAAAGCCAATACATATCAAGGAGAAGATCGAGCATCCTACAATTGAACAGATCGACCATTATCACAAGCAGTACATTGCTGAACTACAGCGCTTGTTTGATGAGTATAAAGGAAAGTTCGGCTATGGAGATAAAACTTTAAATATTGTTGAGTAA
- the SLD5 gene encoding DNA replication protein SLD5, whose translation MNIDIDDILAELDRDTTAVERESSSYDDVGNKTVGGNGVSQLGDVEKQYSVQSSKSERISDFQKLVTQWRNERMSPELLPYPHELMTRTLHRIQERVELIETLSMGYLEDDRESTVDSKLPLLCMEAELERLKFLVRSFIRCRLSKIDKYSIYLRQQSELPENPYYGRLDLLMSEEEVKYHMKHSEILLKLFNNSILKHLPEELQAVNDTEGSISMVDEPNWHKTVFILVCGGVIDETGTDSKLTTDEDGKPCYSVIIEDLNEEIYLLIGAVYVIRYSVIKDLMNEGRVILI comes from the coding sequence AtgaatattgatattgatgatattcttGCTGAATTGGATAGAGACACGACCGCCGTGGAAAGAGAATCGTCCTCTTACGATGATGTTGGCAATAAAACAGTAGGTGGAAATGGTGTCTCGCAGTTAGGAGATGTTGAGAAACAATATTCAGTACAATCTAGTAAATCAGAAAGAATTAGCGATTTTCAGAAGCTAGTAACTCAATGGAGGAATGAGAGAATGAGCCCTGAGCTACTACCATATCCGCATGAATTAATGACAAGGACTCTTCACAGAATTCAAGAGAGAGTTGAACTAATAGAAACATTGTCTATGGGTTATCTTGAGGATGACAGAGAATCAACAGTAGACTCGAAACTACCATTGTTATGCATGGAAGCTGAGTTAGAACGCTTAAAGTTTCTAGTAAGATCGTTCATAAGATGCCGATTAAGCAAAATTGATAAATATAGCATTTATTTGAGACAGCAATCTGAGCTTCCAGAGAATCCATATTATGGTAGGTTGGATTTGCTAATGTCTGAAGAGGAGGTTAAGTATCACATGAAGCATTCTGAGATTTTATTAAAACTATTCAATAATTCTATTCTCAAGCATTTACCAGAGGAACTTCAAGCTGTGAACGATACAGAAGGATCTATTAGCATGGTTGATGAGCCAAATTGGCATAAAACTGTTTTTATTCTAGTGTGTGGTGGGGTTATTGATGAAACAGGGACTGACTCGAAACTAACAactgatgaagatggaaaACCTTGCTATTCCGTAATTATAGAAGATttgaatgaagaaatctACTTACTGATAGGCGCAGTTTATGTGATCCGTTACAGTGTTATCAAGGACCTCATGAATGAAGGACGCGTGATTCTTATATAG
- the RAD53 gene encoding serine/threonine/tyrosine protein kinase RAD53: MDVVTQPTQQATQATQKYLIDKFSQEQIDDDVVCRVICTSGQINLRDLKVKPEAVLKNPASIKKTWTFGRNQACDYYLGDISRLSNRHFVIMLGEEGTLMIKDTSTNGTWLNGARIQKDTNHILTQGDEISVGVGVPKDVVSLVIFVNENFKRTLKELGSARRVGSPSSSETGRGLGEIELKGIHKKYSISDSIVGQGAFATVKKAVERSTGKTFAVKIIHKRKVMDKFDGVKRELDILQKLDHPRIVKLKDFYEDDDNYYMLMEFVSGGDLMDFVAAHGTVGEDAGREITRQVLEAVKYMHDQGISHRDLKPDNIMIEQDDPVLIKITDFGLAKVQNQNTFLNTFCGTLAYVAPEVIEGKNIEDKTNRDLYSSLVDMWSIGCLVYVILTGHLPFSGQSQNELFKQIKRGSYHEGPLKDYRISEEARNFIDSLLNVDPKERMDAEKALQHPWIKMAYTDSAESQISISQSLSQQKFVDSMNELEYGSYLAKKRSEASKKEPAQPLSKTTNKDPVFKVPQIAPLKASQPQGLQFNSSKANPMKSHNNHNSDTSSNSQNNKRISRPLTKVNGNGLFLTLHSLPNSSIKGKIEIKQGINPFFIGRSDECNCKIDDNRLSRIHCFILKKRHAVGDSIYESPAQGLDDVWYCQSGTNSSYVNGKKVISGTKILLHEGDEVQIIWDKTNGDTVSFQVEFNDTTGLFQKGKRDINEKNSKVLLHKQTQEELGLVPKFMEFMKSRSSHHPRSQKEQQLSINYLSQNSDSADENTEQSTNNALKRVHSVSLSQSQPQTTKRAKLAQTQKPDFEGFL; encoded by the coding sequence ATGGATGTGGTAACACAGCCAACCCAACAAGCTACTCAAGCTACACAGAAATATCTTATCGATAAGTTTTCACAAGAGCAAATTGATGACGATGTTGTTTGTCGAGTAATATGTACTTCTGGTCAGATTAATCTTCGAGATTTGAAGGTGAAGCCAGAGGCagtgttgaagaatccTGCATCGATAAAGAAGACATGGACATTTGGTAGGAACCAAGCGTGTGATTATTATTTAGGAGATATATCAAGACTTTCGAATCGGCATTTTGTCATCATGCTTGGGGAAGAGGGGACGCTTATGATCAAGGATACATCTACCAACGGGACTTGGTTAAATGGCGCCCGGATACAGAAGGATACCAATCACATCCTTACACAGGGGGACGAGATCAGTGTTGGCGTAGGCGTTCCAAAGGATGTGGTTAGTTTGGTTATATTTGTTAACGAAAATTTCAAACGAACGTTGAAAGAACTTGGTAGTGCGAGGAGAGTTGGGTCCCCAAGTTCATCTGAAACAGGAAGAGGGTTGGGTGAAATCGAACTAAAGGGAATACACAAAAAATACTCAATATCGGACTCCATTGTGGGGCAAGGTGCCTTTGCAACAGTCAAAAAAGCCGTTGAAAGGTCAACTGGTAAAACTTTTGCTgtaaaaataatacataAACGGAAAGTCATGGATAAATTTGATGGGGTGAAGCGAGAGCTAGATATCTTGCAGAAACTTGACCACCCTCGTATTGTCAAGCTCAAAGACTTttatgaagatgatgataattACTACATGTTGATGGAGTTTGTTAGTGGAGGAGATTTAATGGATTTTGTTGCGGCGCATGGAACCGTTGGGGAAGATGCCGGAAGAGAAATAACCAGACAAGTACTAGAGGCTGTTAAATACATGCATGATCAAGGTATCAGCCATAGAGATTTAAAACCAGATAATATTATGATAGAACAAGATGACCCAGTCCTGATCAAAATTACTGATTTTGGCTTAGCTAAAGTTCAGAATCAGAACACTTTTTTGAACACATTCTGTGGTACACTTGCATACGTGGCTCCTGAAGTTATAGAAGGGAAAAATATTGAGGACAAAACCAACAGAGATCTTTATTCATCTCTGGTAGACATGTGGTCTATTGGGTGTCTGGTATATGTCATTCTGACCGGTCATCTTCCATTTAGTGGTCAGTCTCAaaatgaacttttcaagCAAATCAAACGTGGTTCGTACCACGAGGGTCCATTAAAAGACTATAGAATATCTGAAGAGGCACGGAATTTCATCGACTCTTTATTAAATGTTGATCCAAAGGAACGAATGGACGCCGAAAAAGCGTTGCAACATCCTTGGATCAAGATGGCATATACTGATAGTGCAGAATCGCAGATATCCATATCACAGTCTTTGTCTCAGCAGAAGTTCGTAGATAGCATGAATGAACTGGAATATGGTTCTTATttggcaaagaaaagatcagAAGCTTCCAAAAAGGAGCCTGCGCAACCATTGTCTAAAACTACAAATAAGGACCCTGTATTCAAAGTTCCACAAATTGCACCACTAAAAGCTAGTCAACCACAGGGTCTCCAATTTAACTCTTCTAAAGCCAATCCGATGAAATCAcataataatcataattCAGATACCTCTTCTAACTCCCAGAATAACAAACGCATAAGCAGGCCTTTAACAAAGGTAAACGGAAATGGTCTATTCCTTACGTTGCATTCACTCCCTAACTCTTCAATCAAAGGGAAGattgaaataaaacagGGTATCAATCCATTCTTTATCGGTAGATCCGATGAATGTAACTGTAAAATTGACGATAATCGTTTATCGAGGATACACTGTTTTATTCTAAAGAAGAGACATGCCGTTGGTGATAGCATATATGAATCACCTGCACAAGGTTTGGACGATGTGTGGTACTGCCAGAGTGGAACTAATTCTAGTTATGTGAATGGTAAAAAAGTTATATCTGGTACTAAGATTTTACTGCATGAAGGTGACGAAGTACAAATCATATGGGACAAGACAAATGGTGACACCGTCTCTTTCCAGGTTGAATTCAATGATACCACTGGTTTATTCCAAAAAGGTAAGAGAGAtataaatgaaaagaacTCCAAAGTCTTGCTGCATAAGCaaacccaagaagaattgggTCTCGTTCCAAAGTTTATGGAGTTTATGAAGTCAAGGTCATCACATCATCCAAGGAGtcaaaaagaacaacaattGTCGATCAATTATCTATCTCAAAACTCTGATTCTGCAGATGAAAATACAGAACAAAGCACAAATAATGCTCTCAAAAGAGTTCATTCAGTATCTCTTTCACAATCACAACCTCAGACAACGAAAAGGGCAAAACTTGCTCAAACACAGAAACCAGATTTTGAAGGATTTTTGTGA
- the RRD2 gene encoding peptidylprolyl isomerase RRD2, with product MAVKRLINDKDMELWKASQTFQDLIGFITTLATSVEGRENGDYVQPISDHVQKLIKLLDSVIDIIAKHEVIKDANTSRFGKIEFRDFYDELAENVSDMVVKTLELGSDTVKSEQLSDLCTYLTESWGDRTRIDYGSGHELNFICFLYCLFELKVLELDKDSTNAVLVIFIKYLDIMRKLETKYWLEPAGSHGVWGLDDYHFLPFLFGAFQLSTHKHLKPKSIHNPEVVEMFQDRYLYFGCIAFINKVKTTASLRWHSPMLDDISGVKKWSKVAEGMVKMYKVEVLSKLPIMQHFYFGVFLPCPDGVTEYSTERQHEIEESSCCSDGSSHPHSTWADCCGIAVPSAIAASEMSHRQHEKRIPFD from the coding sequence ATGGCAGTTAAAAGGTTGATCAATGATAAAGACATGGAATTATGGAAGGCGTCTCAAACCTTCCAAGATTTGATAGGGTTCATAACTACTTTAGCAACAAGTGTAGAAGGGAGAGAGAATGGAGACTACGTACAGCCTATTAGTGATCATGTCCAGAAGCTTATAAAATTGTTGGATAGtgttattgatattattgcAAAGCATGAGGTAATTAAGGATGCTAATACTTCAAGATTTGGTAAGATCGAATTTAGGGATTTTTATGATGAACTTGCAGAAAATGTGTCTGACATGGTAGTAAAGACACTTGAACTTGGTTCGGATACAGTGAAGAGTGAACAATTAAGTGATCTATGTACATATTTGACTGAATCATGGGGTGACAGGACACGGATTGACTATGGGTCTGGACATGAATTGAACTTTATATGCTTTTTGTACTGTCTGTTTGAACTAAAAGTGCTAGAACTGGACAAAGACAGCACAAACGCAGTATtagtcatcttcatcaaatatcTAGATATTATGAGAAAATTGGAGACAAAGTACTGGTTAGAGCCAGCTGGTTCTCATGGTGTGTGGGGTCTTGACGATTACCATTTTCTACCCTTTTTATTCGGAGCATTTCAATTGTCTACTCATAAGCAtttgaaaccaaaatcTATTCATAATCCAGAAGTCGTGGAAATGTTCCAGGATAGGTATCTATATTTTGGATGTATTGCCTTTATTAATAAAGTGAAAACTACGGCATCATTGCGGTGGCACTCCCCAATGTTGGATGACATTAGCGGAGTGAAAAAATGGTCTAAAGTTGCAGAAGGAATGGTGAAAATGTACAAGGTAGAAGTGTTATCGAAGTTACCAATTATGCAACATTTCTATTTTGGGGTGTTCTTGCCATGCCCAGATGGCGTAACAGAGTATTCTACAGAGAGACAGcatgaaattgaagaatcGTCATGTTGTTCTGATGGCTCATCTCATCCTCATAGCACATGGGCTGACTGTTGTGGCATTGCTGTGCCTAGTGCCATTGCTGCCTCTGAAATGTCACACAGACAACATGAGAAACGGATTCCATTTGATTAA
- the PAC11 gene encoding dynein intermediate chain has product MDKDDRIQLMKQKIQALQKQREKIDTDGSIPFVSHITKAINVNDNPVQAAKTTETVSISVQTDVIEETDSKLTEPSVITYDVGIQTDEYEDNENTDARNVNIPVDIIPEKQEEQVQVIQQEENRLLKSEAAVINEKDMTFKKETFSLKESLEATLETSFKQLNDDLQFNLVQKIETNIPIGDVSNVYSVDSDIFDNFLVSVIHIESKYVKSSSVQVSHVLSGEVLDTVVFQGQNIMRCKFIHNSNSKITSILLTCYTGKIILYELRTIKINGNFKIERNIISKNYHNYPVFSIIPQKFNTHAVLLASTDGQLKSVSTLDLSLKSENNIKITPLPRTDLLYSKENTDKDTRYMDHLITMSLYDELSILCMLTLPTDPSFIYLGCEDGFIFKIGPLPLKADKKANYQISKDNNGFLPMSFQADYENDSLFHEGPVLGMCACKDIDGVFFSYSLDGTCIFWDTINNKRIAVIEMDDTIISGHWIENDDAYFAGLLSPSSLRIFKVLPKTKEKENLRLSDDNFSQVINISPNDTSLSEFRSVQFLTKDDTHLVLLSGDDNSVYCYVIKDLNV; this is encoded by the coding sequence ATGGATAAAGATGACCGTATACAGCTTATGAAACAGAAGATTCAAGCTCTTCAAAAACAGCGGGAGAAAATTGATACTGATGGATCTATACCTTTCGTTTCGCATATCACTAAGGCAATCAATGTAAATGATAATCCAGTACAGGCGGCAAAGACAACAGAAACAGTAAGCATATCAGTTCAAACAGATGTAATTGAAGAGACTGATTCCAAACTGACTGAACCGTCAGTTATAACCTATGATGTTGGAATACAAACTGATGAATATGAGGATAACGAAAATACGGACGCGCGTAACGTCAACATACCTGTGGACATAATACCAGAGAAGCAGGAAGAGCAAGTACAAGTTATTcagcaagaagaaaatagaCTACTAAAGTCTGAAGCTGCCGTtattaatgaaaaagatatgactttcaagaaagagactTTTTCTCTAAAAGAATCCTTGGAAGCAACTCTTGAAACATCGTTTAAACAATTAAATGATGATTTACAGTTCAATTTGGTACAGAAAATAGAGACAAATATTCCAATTGGTGACGTTTCAAATGTATATTCTGTTGATAGCGATATTTTCGACAATTTTCTAGTGAGTGTGATTCACAttgaatcaaaatatgTGAAAAGTTCATCGGTACAAGTATCTCATGTATTATCTGGAGAGGTATTAGACACTGTTGTATTTCAAGGTCAAAACATTATGAGATGTAAATTTATACACAactcaaattcaaagataaCCTCTATTCTACTTACTTGCTATACGGGAAAGATCATTCTGTATGAATTGCGTACAATAAAGATTAACGGGAACTTCAAAATTGAGCGTAACATTATATCTAAAAACTATCACAATTATCCCGTGTTCTCAATAATACCCCAGAAATTTAATACACATGCAGTGTTGCTAGCGAGCACTGACGGCCAGCTTAAATCAGTTTCTACTCTAGATTTGTCGTTAAAGtcagaaaataatattaaaattaCTCCATTGCCAAGAACGGACTTGCtctattcaaaagaaaatactGATAAAGACACCAGATATATGGACCATCTGATAACAATGTCATTGTATGACGAACTAAGCATTCTTTGTATGTTAACCCTTCCAACAGACCCATCATTTATATATCTTGGCTGTGAGGATGGCTTTATATTCAAAATCGGACCATTACCTTTAAAGGCAGATAAGAAAGCCAATTACCAAATCAGTAAAGATAATAATGGATTTTTACCAATGAGCTTTCAGGCAGATTATGAAAATGATTCCTTGTTTCATGAGGGCCCCGTTTTAGGGATGTGTGCATGTAAAGATATTGACGGAGTATTCTTTTCGTATTCTTTAGACGGTACTTGCATTTTTTGGGACAcaattaataataaacGGATAGCTGTAATTGAGATGGATGACACAATAATTTCAGGACACTGGAtagaaaatgatgatgcaTATTTTGCTGGGTTACTGtcaccttcttcattaCGTATTTTTAAAGTGTTACCAAAAAccaaggaaaaagaaaacctgCGGTTATCTGACGATAACTTTTCCCAAGTAATAAATATTTCACCGAATGACACTAGCCTCTCAGAATTCAGATCAGTTCAATTCTTGACTAAAGACGATACCCATTTGGTATTATTGAGCGGTGATGATAACTCGGTTTATTGCTACGTTATTAAAGATTTAAATGTATAA
- the ESA1 gene encoding NuA4 histone acetyltransferase complex catalytic subunit ESA1, whose product MSHGEESEPGIPHKVDSIDEIFVGCKCWVLKDGQDRLAEILSINNRRDPPKFYVHYEDFNKRLDEWITADRLEISKEVIFPRPKEVEDKKDSKKKKQQTKSATPQTSSISPEAGDMMDLDNLNVQGIPNEDISREDEIKKLRTSGSMTQNQNEVARVRNFDKIIMGKYEIEPWYFSPYPIELTDQDVIYIDDFSLQYFGSKKQYERYRKKCTLRHPPGNEIYRDDYVSFFEIDGRKQRSWCRNLCLLSKLFLDHKTLYYDVDPFLFYCMTRRDELGHHIVGYFSKEKESADGYNVACILTLPQYQRMGYGRLLIEFSYELSKKEGKVGSPEKPLSDLGLLSYRAYWADTLIKLLVEHGQEITIDEISSITSMTTTDILHTAKALEILRFYRGQHIMYLNNDVMKRYTKLMNNKRRSIDPEKLIWTPPVFTASQLRFAW is encoded by the coding sequence ATGAGCCACGGTGAAGAAAGTGAGCCTGGGATCCCTCACAAAGTCGATAGCATCGATGAGATCTTTGTAGGTTGTAAGTGTTGGGTTTTGAAAGATGGACAAGACCGTCTTGCTGAAATCCTATCTATCAACAATAGGAGGGATCCTCCAAAATTCTATGTCCATTATGAAGACTTCAATAAGCGTTTAGATGAATGGATCACAGCGGATAGATTAGAGATTAGCAAAGAAGTCATCTTCCCAAGGCCAAAAGAGGTTGAAGATAAGAAGGATTctaagaaaaagaagcaacaAACCAAGAGCGCTACTCCTCAGACATCCAGTATCTCTCCAGAAGCTGGTGACATGATGGATTTAGACAACTTAAATGTCCAAGGTATTCCAAACGAGGACATCTCCAGAGAggatgaaataaaaaagcTTCGTACTTCAGGTTCGATGACCCAGAATCAAAATGAAGTTGCTAGGGTGAGAAACTTCGACAAGATCATCATGGGAAAGTATGAAATTGAACCTTGGTACTTTTCTCCATATCCAATAGAGCTCACAGATCAGGAtgtgatatatatagatgACTTTTCTCTACAATATTTTggttcaaagaaacaatatGAAAGATACAGAAAGAAGTGTACTCTACGACACCCACCAGGAAATGAGATTTATAGAGATGACTatgtttcattttttgaaatcGATGGACGTAAGCAAAGATCTTGGTGCCGTAACTTATGTCTATTGTCCAAACTATTCTTGGATCATAAAACTTTGTACTACGATGTTGATccgtttttgttttactgTATGACCAGAAGAGATGAACTAGGACATCACATTGTAGGATACTTCtcaaaggaaaaagaatcTGCTGATGGATATAATGTTGCCTGTATCTTAACTCTCCCGCAATATCAAAGAATGGGTTATGGTAGATTGTTAATAGAGTTTTCCTATGAActatcaaagaaagaaggcaAAGTAGGATCTCCGGAAAAGCCTTTATCCGATTTAGGTCTATTATCCTACAGAGCATACTGGGCAGATACTCTAATCAAACTACTAGTAGAACATGGCCAAGAAATAACCATTGACGAAATAAGTTCAATTACTTCAATGACAACTACAGATATTTTGCACACCGCCAAGGCATTGGAAATTCTACGATTTTATCGCGGGCAACATATAATGTATTTGAATAATGATGTCATGAAACGATATACAAAGCTTatgaacaacaagagaagatCCATAGATCCGGAAAAGTTAATATGGACTCCTCCTGTATTTACAGCGTCACAGCTAAGATTTGCATGGTAA
- the PRP46 gene encoding mRNA splicing protein PRP46, giving the protein MDSKATGPVTELSGDDIYVKSRWNNEFKHADILDESYESETTGNELISTGLISRERNSNTAVTSLQTNSMVKFDATNKQGTQEPGSLLERYDKIRSYKPEWHAPWKLNKIINGHTGWVRCVSVDPVDNEWFATGSNDTTIKIWELATGKLRLTLMGHVMSVRDIVVSNRHPYMFSASEDKLVKCWDLETNKAIRDFHGHLSGVHTVDVHPTLDIIATAGRDAVVRLWDIRSRAEIIILPGHKSPINKVKCLPVDPQIISCSADATIRLWDIVAGKSAKTLTHHSRNVRDLALCPNEFSFATASTNDVRSWKLPEGQLLTNFQSQDIGIINSVSINDDNILFAGGDNGTMSFFDYKTGHKYQTFKTPAVTGSLDSERSVLCSTFDVTGTRLITGEGDKSIKIWKQDPGATEESDPGLPWNPTLASQRF; this is encoded by the coding sequence ATGGATTCTAAAGCTACAGGACCTGTGACTGAGCTTTCAGGCGATGATATATACGTTAAATCACGATGGAATAATGAGTTTAAACATGCAGATATCCTAGATGAATCATATGAAAGTGAGACCACGGGAAATGAACTAATATCGACAGGTCTCATTTCTCGCGAACGCAATTCAAATACTGCAGTAACTTCTTTACAAACTAACTCGATGGTCAAATTTGATGCTACTAATAAACAGGGTACACAAGAACCAGGTTCCCTTTTAGAACGTTATGATAAGATACGAAGCTATAAACCGGAGTGGCATGCTCCATGGAAGCTAAACAAGATAATAAATGGACATACCGGATGGGTACGATGTGTATCGGTAGATCCAGTAGATAATGAATGGTTTGCAACTGGAAGCAACGATACCACGATTAAGATATGGGAGTTAGCAACCGGGAAATTGAGATTAACATTAATGGGGCATGTGATGAGCGTTAGAGACATCGTTGTTTCAAATAGGCACCCATACATGTTTTCAGCTAGTGAAGACAAACTGGTTAAGTGTTGGGATTTAGAAACGAACAAAGCAATTAGAGACTTTCATGGTCATTTATCTGGGGTTCATACAGTAGATGTTCACCCGACATTAGATATAATTGCTACAGCTGGACGAGACGCAGTAGTAAGACTATGGGACATTAGATCTAGAGCCGAAATAATAATTCTACCCGGCCACAAGAGTCCAATAAATAAAGTGAAGTGTCTTCCTGTAGACCCACAAATTATAAGTTGCTCTGCGGATGCGACTATAAGATTATGGGATATAGTTGCAGGCAAATCAGCCAAAACGCTCACCCACCACAGTAGGAACGTTAGAGATCTTGCGCTATGTCCAAATGAGTTTAGTTTTGCGACTGCCTCAACAAATGATGTTAGATCCTGGAAATTACCTGAAGGCCAATTATTGACCAACTTTCAGTCACAAGATATCGGGATCATTAATTCAGTCTCTATAAATGACgataatattttatttgCAGGGGGGGATAATGGTACTATGTCATTTTTTGATTATAAGACAGGCCATAAGTATCAAACCTTTAAAACCCCTGCGGTTACTGGTTCACTTGATAGTGAACGCTCTGTATTATGTAGCACATTTGATGTTACTGGCACACGCCTCATTACCGGAGAAGGCGATAAAAGCATCAAAATATGGAAACAAGACCCAGGTGCTACCGAGGAATCTGATCCTGGTTTGCCATGGAATCCAACTTTGGCTTCTCAAAGATTTTAG